The DNA window ACCCGCGCGGCCAGCGCCGTGCGGTAGGCCTCCCGGGACCGCGCCATCTCCCCCTCCCGGCGCAAGGCCATCCCGTAACCCAGCCAAAGATCGTGGATGCGCCGATCGACCAGTTCACGATCCGCGGGCACTTCGCAGTTCTGTAGCTGCTTTTCCAGTCCCGCGATCTGACCCGGAAACACTTTGCTCCCCCCGTGCGACACGCTCTCCTCGTGGTAGCGATACCGGTGCAGGATCCGGTCGACGAACCCGAAGGTCGTCCCGTGAAGACCGATCCGGCGCCACAGGTCCACGTCCTCGGAATTCGCCATCGACTCGTCGAAGCCGCCGACGTCGGCGAGAACCTTCGCCCGGCAGGCCACGCTGGACGTGCCGATGAAGTTGGCCCTCAGCAAGTGACGAAAGGCGTTTCTTCCCTCCATCAGATACACACCGGGGTCGGAGGTCGGGCGCAGCGAAGACCGGAAGTCATGGTAGCGGGCAAGGAAATCGGGCACCAGAACCTGGTCGGTCTCGCCGCAGATCAGGAAGTTCGTGAACAGGAAATCGACCTCGGGATACTGAGCGAAGACCCGTACCGTCTCCGCCAGCTTGTCCGGCAACATCAGATCGTCCGCATCGCAGAAGACGATCACGTCGCCGGTCGCCTGCTCGATCCCGATGTTCCGTGGCTTCGAGGGTCCACCCGAGTTCGGGATCTCGAGATACCGGATCGAGTCCGAATAGGGCTCGACGGCCCCGCGCGTTCCGTCCGTCGATCCGTCGTTCACGACGATCACCTCGGCTGCCGGAACGTCCTGGGCCAATATGGAGTCGAGCGTTCGTGCGACATATCGCTCTGCATTGAAGCAGGGAACCACCACCGAAATCCGCACATCCTGCATCGGAATCGCCTCCACGGGAACCTGCGCCCCGACCGCTTCCTGCGGCTAGCCCGCCCCTCGCACTCTCTTCGCCAGCGCCAGCACCTTTCTCTGGGTCTCCACGTGCACCACCGGCAGCAGCAGGAAGAAGGTGCCCACCAGGGCGGTGCGCACCGCCAGGTCGAGCACCAGATCGGTCCTCTCCTGCACCAAACGGATCACCTTGCCCTCTTTCAGATCGCCCAGCCAGGTCCCCCGTAGACCCTCGAGTTCCCCCTGGACCCAGCCGAGCACGGGCTCTCCCCAGGCGGCCACCGACGCCACGTCGATCTGACCGATCCCGATCATCAGCCCCCCCGCGCACACCGCGATCAGAACGATCTTCCCCCAGTCGATGGGCAATCGATAGTATCGCTGGGAATGGATCCATTGCGCCACGGCCATCGCGAGGGCCGTCAACAGCCCCGACCAGGCCGCACCGTAGAGCCCCCAGATGCCGATCAGCACGAACGACAGTCCGAGCTTGAACACCGAGGTCACGATGGTGATCCGCGCCAGCACGCCGGTCTTCTTGGCGTAGTACAACCCGAAGCCCAGATACAGTGCCGCGCCCGACATGACGACCTGCGCGGCATCGATCTGGGCGACCCGGGCCGCCGGCCAGAACTCGGGCGGTGTCAGCAACTTCAACACCGTTTCGATGTTCACGGCCAGCGCCAGGAACGCGGCCGTGGAGATGAAGAAGAAATAGACAAACATGTTGGCGATGTGGCGCGGCGCACCGGGTTCGTCTGCGATCTCGAGCGCCTTGGTCCCCCAGCTCTTGTTGAAGGGATTGATGACCAGCATGTTGATCAGGACCGGGAACTTGTAGGCCATCTCGAGCACGCCGACGGTGGCCAGGTCGATCTGGTAGCGAACGATGACCCGCTCCGCTTGGCGGGCACCGAAGCGCGTGAGCGAGCCGGGGATCAACGGATACTGGTACTGGTAGAGGCTTCGCGCGAAGCCCCGGTCCCACCGGAATCCGCAGTAGTGCTTGAGCACGACCAGGCTGATCGCCAAGCCGATCAGCGCCGAGATCATTCCGGCCAGGAAGTAACCGAACAGGCCCAGGCGGAGGATCACGATCAGATAGATGTTCAGGCTCAAACTGATCACGAGCTTCACGATCGAGATCATCGAGAAGATCGCCGATCTCCTGGTGATGATCAGGATCGACATGGCGGACTGCATGACCATGCCACAGACAAACGTCACCAGGGCCATGCAGATGAGATCCCAGTGCTCAGGAGTGCCCAGCAGGAGGGTCGAGGCCGGCTTGCTGAACACCGCACCCACCAGCGCCAGCGCCAGGACCACCAGGCCCGCCAGCCAGGTGCCCGTCGACACCACCGTCGGCTTCGCCGCCGGGTCGGGCTCTTCGTGGTAGATTCGCGTGATCGCGCCGTGCAGGTTGTAGCCGATCAAGCTGGTCAGCAGGAACAGCGACGCATCGATCATCCCGATCACGCCGTAGCCCACGTCGCGAAGGATGTTCGCGTAGAACGGCAACATGACGAAGCCGATGATCCGGCCCGCCATGGTGGCCACGCTGTACACCGCCGCGTGGCGGAAGGTGTCGCGGATCATGCCGGGACGGATCCCGAGCGCCTTGCCACCCACTGCTCTTCCGTCACCTCTCCGCGATCCGAGCCGCCGGGTCGGCGGGAGCCGGGATCCGATCCGTCGTCTGCTGCCCTGCTTCGCGTTGTGCTTCGGCGTCGGGAGCATGGAAGTAGATGCGCGCCGCCGCCACCCCCACTGCGGCGAAGATGTACCATTGCCTCCTCATGAGGTTGTGCCCGAAGACACCCGCGACCAGCAGCGCCCCGACGGCGATCAACGCTCCGGTGAGGAAGACACGCTCGAACTCCCACGCGCGGTCTCTTCGAGTGGCCCGGATCACACGGAGCAGCGTCCAGCTGAACATGGCGAGGAAGCCCATGAAGGCAACGAACCCCGGAAGTCCGAGATTCGACACGAGCTGCACGTAGAGCGAATGGGAGGCGTGGTACGGCTCCTTGTCCAGTCCCGTCCTCTCGGAGTAGGTGGGGTTCGCCGTAATGTAGCAGTTGATCCCGACACCGGTGAGCGGATGATCGACGAACATCAACCACCCCTTCGTCCACAACTCGTAGCGCGTCTTCGCCGTCCCCTGCTCGCTCGCATTGCTCAGCGTGGCGTAGCGCGCCTGGTACTCGCCCGGCATCATGAGCCACGCCGCGAACACGATCGGGATCCCGATCACGAGGGCGACCAAACGGCGCCGCAACGTCATCCACGTGAAGACCATTCCCGCGAGGAACCCGATCATTCCCGACCGCGAGTTCGTGAGGATCACGACGATGGTGGCCAGAATGGTCCCGGCGGCATAGAGGACTCGCCACCACCCGATGGCGCGGCACTTCGCCAGCAGGAAGAAGATGGGGAAGCTCGCCGCCATGGTGGCGGCCATCTGGTTCGGACCGCCCGAAACGTCCGTCGATCCGATCAGCCGCTCGCCGTCGGGCTTCACCCTCACGTTCCCGGCCAGGTAGTTGGTGATCCCGTCCAGGGCGATGTACAGCATCGCGGCCGTGTACAGGATCATGAAGGTCCGCAGCCGGGTCTTCGAATCGATCAACTGCACGACCAGGATGTAGAACACCAGGATCTTGATGAACTCGACCACCCCCTCGACCGCTTTCCCGGGCCACCACGCCAGAGGAACCGAGTTGACGACGGCGGCGAAGAGGACGATCAGCCAGATGGTCGTGGGCGACCGATCGATGTAGATCCGCCCCTCCTCGCGGAGCTGCCGCAGGTACAGCGCGGCCAGTGTCATCACCCCGATCAACCGCTCCGGGCGCAGGGGTTTGAGCTCGGGGTACAGATCGGCGATCTGGGTGATGTAGATCACCACGTACAGCAACAGGCCCACGTAGGGCCACCGGAGGATGGCGGCCACGGCGAGCGACACCAGGATCGCGCCCGCGATGAAGACCGCCGGCACCTTGATCAGCCCCAACCCCACCAGCAGGCCCAGCCCCGCCACGGCCAGCACACGGATCGCCCGCCGCACCTGCGCCAGGCTCGACGGGTCGGACTCCGGGCGCAATGCCAGGAAGTCCATGCGGTCTCGGGGGGTCAGAGCCATCGGGCTCCACCTCGGAGGGTTCGTCCTGGTCGGGTCGTCATACGCCTTCGCTTCTTCCGTGCCGCCTGCCGCGGGGTGGCCACGATCCGGGATGGATCAGGAACGGATCACCGACGGATCCTCGATCTCGCAGATCGAGAACTGGTACTTCCCGCGCGGCGTGGGCTCGATCCGCTCCACCCGCTCGACCGTGCTCCGCATCTCGTCGCCGAAGACCTGCCGGATCGTCGCGCGGAGCGCCGCCGTGGTGTCGTCGGAGTAACGATCCGACGGCACCACCCGCACCTGCACGTGATCGAGCGCGTCCTGGACGATCTGTGCCTGCTTCACGCCCTCGAGGTGGATCATGAACGTGTCGAGGATCGAGATCCCCGAGATCCTGCGACCATCGGGCGCGAAGAGGATGTCACTGGTGCGGCCGTACACCCGGCCGAGACGCGGAAGCCCGCGGCCACAGCCGCAGGTGCCGCTCCGCGTGGTGGCCAGATCCCCGACCTCGTAGCGGATCAGCGGCATCCCGCGGTTCACCAGATCCGTGAGCACCACGCGTCCGGGCGTGGTCTGGTCGCCGTCGAGCACCTCGACGAGGATTCCCTCCGCCGCCACGTGCAGACCGTCGTGCGCCTCGCACTCCGACGCGATCAGCGCGACCTCCTCGCAGCCGTAGCGGTCGAAGACCACCGGCCCGAACACCGATTCCACCGTTTCGCGCTCGGCATCGGACAGGGTCTCGGCCGTGGAGATGATCCCGTCGAAGGCGATGTCGCCGATGCCTCGGCGGACCAGGTGCTCGGTGAAGAAGTAGATCGAATGCGCGTGGCCGATCAGGGCCCGGGGGCGAAACCGGCGCAGGCGGTCGACGAAGTCGTCGAGCCGGGCTTCGTCCATCTCCAGGGTGTCCAGGAACGCGGTTCGCTCGCACAGGGCCTTGTGGACCCTCACCTTCCACGGGTACTGCTTGTCGGTATCTCCCCACAGGGCTGCGCGCCGCACGCCGGGTCGATGCCCCGCCCAGGCATCGTGTC is part of the Candidatus Krumholzibacteriia bacterium genome and encodes:
- a CDS encoding glycosyltransferase yields the protein MQDVRISVVVPCFNAERYVARTLDSILAQDVPAAEVIVVNDGSTDGTRGAVEPYSDSIRYLEIPNSGGPSKPRNIGIEQATGDVIVFCDADDLMLPDKLAETVRVFAQYPEVDFLFTNFLICGETDQVLVPDFLARYHDFRSSLRPTSDPGVYLMEGRNAFRHLLRANFIGTSSVACRAKVLADVGGFDESMANSEDVDLWRRIGLHGTTFGFVDRILHRYRYHEESVSHGGSKVFPGQIAGLEKQLQNCEVPADRELVDRRIHDLWLGYGMALRREGEMARSREAYRTALAARV
- a CDS encoding lipopolysaccharide biosynthesis protein; its protein translation is MGGKALGIRPGMIRDTFRHAAVYSVATMAGRIIGFVMLPFYANILRDVGYGVIGMIDASLFLLTSLIGYNLHGAITRIYHEEPDPAAKPTVVSTGTWLAGLVVLALALVGAVFSKPASTLLLGTPEHWDLICMALVTFVCGMVMQSAMSILIITRRSAIFSMISIVKLVISLSLNIYLIVILRLGLFGYFLAGMISALIGLAISLVVLKHYCGFRWDRGFARSLYQYQYPLIPGSLTRFGARQAERVIVRYQIDLATVGVLEMAYKFPVLINMLVINPFNKSWGTKALEIADEPGAPRHIANMFVYFFFISTAAFLALAVNIETVLKLLTPPEFWPAARVAQIDAAQVVMSGAALYLGFGLYYAKKTGVLARITIVTSVFKLGLSFVLIGIWGLYGAAWSGLLTALAMAVAQWIHSQRYYRLPIDWGKIVLIAVCAGGLMIGIGQIDVASVAAWGEPVLGWVQGELEGLRGTWLGDLKEGKVIRLVQERTDLVLDLAVRTALVGTFFLLLPVVHVETQRKVLALAKRVRGAG
- a CDS encoding O-antigen ligase family protein produces the protein MALTPRDRMDFLALRPESDPSSLAQVRRAIRVLAVAGLGLLVGLGLIKVPAVFIAGAILVSLAVAAILRWPYVGLLLYVVIYITQIADLYPELKPLRPERLIGVMTLAALYLRQLREEGRIYIDRSPTTIWLIVLFAAVVNSVPLAWWPGKAVEGVVEFIKILVFYILVVQLIDSKTRLRTFMILYTAAMLYIALDGITNYLAGNVRVKPDGERLIGSTDVSGGPNQMAATMAASFPIFFLLAKCRAIGWWRVLYAAGTILATIVVILTNSRSGMIGFLAGMVFTWMTLRRRLVALVIGIPIVFAAWLMMPGEYQARYATLSNASEQGTAKTRYELWTKGWLMFVDHPLTGVGINCYITANPTYSERTGLDKEPYHASHSLYVQLVSNLGLPGFVAFMGFLAMFSWTLLRVIRATRRDRAWEFERVFLTGALIAVGALLVAGVFGHNLMRRQWYIFAAVGVAAARIYFHAPDAEAQREAGQQTTDRIPAPADPAARIAER
- a CDS encoding phenylacetate--CoA ligase family protein, with translation MDLHGVLARRVFVPLYERRWGVADPALDRELARSQFQDEEQIRDRQLQRLRELLGFAAERSPFYRRRFRDAGFEPGDLKDVADLAGLPLLTKDDIRGHGDQILSEGFDRDRLLRRRTGGSTGVPLHLYWDAGAHTFKSRLTRRHDAWAGHRPGVRRAALWGDTDKQYPWKVRVHKALCERTAFLDTLEMDEARLDDFVDRLRRFRPRALIGHAHSIYFFTEHLVRRGIGDIAFDGIISTAETLSDAERETVESVFGPVVFDRYGCEEVALIASECEAHDGLHVAAEGILVEVLDGDQTTPGRVVLTDLVNRGMPLIRYEVGDLATTRSGTCGCGRGLPRLGRVYGRTSDILFAPDGRRISGISILDTFMIHLEGVKQAQIVQDALDHVQVRVVPSDRYSDDTTAALRATIRQVFGDEMRSTVERVERIEPTPRGKYQFSICEIEDPSVIRS